The DNA window CAGCGAGGACGAGGACGACGAGGAGATGCTCGACCTCGTCGACGTCCGCGCCCCCGCGGAGGTCGAGACGACGCTCAACGACCTCGTTCTCACCCCCGACCAGGAAGGCGAAATTCAGAAGATAGTGAAGGCCATCGAGCACCGCGACTACCTCGCCCGCATCGGCCTGCGCGAGATCGGGAAGCTGCTGTTCGTCGGCCCGCCGGGCACCGGAAAGACGAGCGTCGCCCGCGCGCTGGCCCACGACCTCGACCTCCCCTTCGTCGAGGTGAAACTGTCGATGATTACGAGCCAGTATCTCGGCGAGACGGCCAAGAACGTCGAGAAGGTCTTCGAGGTGGCCAAACGGCTCTCGCCCTGTATCCTCTTCATGGACGAGTTCGACTTCGTCGCGAAGACCCGCTCGTCGGACGAGCACGCCGCTATCAAACGCGCCGTCAACACCCTGCTGAAGAGCATCGACGAGATATCCCTGATTCAAGACGAGGTCCTGCTCATCGGCGCGACGAACCACCCCGACCAGCTCGACGCCGCGGCGTGGCGCCGCTTCGACGAGATCGTCAATTTCCCCAAGCCCGACCGGGGGATGCGTTCGGACATCCTCCGCATCGTCACACGACAGATGGAGATTACCGACTTCGACCCGGACACGCTGGCCGACCTCACGGAGGGCCTGACCGGCAGCGACCTCCGGATGGTGCTGCGAGAGGCAGTCCTGGAGGCCCTGACCGAGGAGCGGACCACGCTCACCCAGGAGGACCTCGAGGACGCCATCAAGGACTTCGAGGAGCGTGACAACCTCAAGAACATGGACATGATAGACGGCGACCACGACGCCCTGGTCGCCGGCGGGGACTTCACCGACGACGGCGCCGATGCGGCCTCCGACGGCGGGCACGACCACGACCACGACGACTGATACGGACCGTTGTGGTATACACCGACTCGGGGTCGCCACAAGCCGCCGATACTCCTGTGACGTCGCTGCTTGTCCCAGTTCAGCTCTCAATTGCGACTGCCGTCCCGTCGGAGTCGCCCACGTAGACGATACCGCCGTCGACTCCGAGCGTGTTTATCCGTCCGGGCACGGTGTGGCGCCACTCGATGGCGCCGTCTGTCCGGTCGAGCGCCACGACGCCGTCGAAGCTCCCCACGTATGCGGTCTCGTCGGTCAGCACCACCTTGGTCGACGGGATGGCGTCGATGTCGCCCTCCCAGGTTATCTCTCCCGTCTCGGCGTCCACTGCGCCGATCTCTGACTGCCCCGTCGCCGTGTACAGCTGGCCGTCTGCCAGCGCGGGGTTGCCCCCTGCGTTCACGCTCCGCTC is part of the Haloarcula salinisoli genome and encodes:
- a CDS encoding ATP-binding protein, translated to MSNPELDVVEFLLTTTIYSERRDLDPDDLPPAYRTVFWTDGDIERPLSATTSTAREATGVERPWKAVSGLMFTDRDDFSGSISFTDRDLAEEWFLERADASTIESNPVLAAEYGDEYDVDYDAAREGNRPARADRAFIDAMLEEAFDSEDEDDEEMLDLVDVRAPAEVETTLNDLVLTPDQEGEIQKIVKAIEHRDYLARIGLREIGKLLFVGPPGTGKTSVARALAHDLDLPFVEVKLSMITSQYLGETAKNVEKVFEVAKRLSPCILFMDEFDFVAKTRSSDEHAAIKRAVNTLLKSIDEISLIQDEVLLIGATNHPDQLDAAAWRRFDEIVNFPKPDRGMRSDILRIVTRQMEITDFDPDTLADLTEGLTGSDLRMVLREAVLEALTEERTTLTQEDLEDAIKDFEERDNLKNMDMIDGDHDALVAGGDFTDDGADAASDGGHDHDHDD